A single window of Gossypium arboreum isolate Shixiya-1 chromosome 13, ASM2569848v2, whole genome shotgun sequence DNA harbors:
- the LOC108461646 gene encoding pentatricopeptide repeat-containing protein At1g12300, mitochondrial-like isoform X2 — translation MGKLYSSIILHPIVNGGRNPSNFHSSCSFNTVATHINALSKNSMPARGKPKKYDSLDNVDDALFSFNKMIHKYPMPSVVEFNKLLGAIVRMKRYAIAVSMCKQMEFFRVSPDVYTLNILTNCFCHLGQLDCGFSVLGKMLKLGVEPTVVTFSTLINGLCNQSQISHAVCLFDEMIGQGYRPNLIVYSTILNGLCKTGNTYRAVRFLRMMEERGFEPNIVAYSTVIDCLCKSGLLNEALDLFSEVKAKGIRPNIVSYNCLIHALCNLGQQKETMQLLNEMVDNNISCDIVTYNVLIDAHCKEGMILEAIEILDTMRKHGIEPNLITYNICIDAYCKEGMLAEAKDIVDTMIKQGIEPDVVTYSVLVDGHCLQNQMDKAKSVFQLMIEKGCAPDIHGYNIMINGYCKAKRLDEAMELFDELAQNGQIPDTVTYNTLMQEGLPDEACQLFRSMEENDCLPDSFCYNIMIRGFLRNSYTSKATQLLKEMVSKGFSADTSTATLFLDLILRSNNKSILI, via the exons ATGGGTAAGCTTTACTCTTCTATAATTTTGCATCCAATTGTTAATGGTGGAAGGAATCCTTCTAATTTCCACTCTTCTTGTTCTTTTAACACTGTTGCTACCCATATCAATGCTTTAAGTAAGAATTCCATGCCTGCAAGGGGAAAGCCAAAAAAGTATGATAGTTTGGATAATGTTGATGATGCTTTGTTTTCGTTTAATAAGATGATTCACAAGTACCCAATGCCTTCTGTTGTGGAATTCAACAAATTATTAGGAGCCATTGTTCGAATGAAACGATATGCCATTGCTGTTTCTATGTGTAAGCAGATGGAATTCTTCCGAGTTTCCCCTGATGTTTATACTTTGAACATCTTAACTAATTGCTTTTGTCACCTAGGTCAACTTGATTGTGGGTTTTCTGTTTTGGGGAAAATGCTCAAGTTAGGTGTTGAGCCTACTGTTGTAACTTTTTCCACTTTGATTAATGGACTTTGTAATCAAAGTCAGATTTCTCACGCTGTGTGTTTGTTTGATGAAATGATTGGACAAGGGTATCGACCTAATTTAATTGTTTACAGCACCATACTTAACGGTTTGTGTAAGACTGGGAATACCTATCGAGCTGTTAGGTTTCTTAGGATGATGGAAGAAAGAGGCTTTGAACCCAATATTGTAGCATATAGCACAGTCATTGACTGTCTTTGTAAAAGCGGGTTACTAAATGAGGCTCTCGATCTCTTCTCCGAAGTGAAGGCTAAGGGCATTAGACCAAATATCGTTAGTTATAATTGCTTAATTCATGCTTTGTGTAATTTGGGCCAACAAAAGGAGACAATGCAGCTTTTGAATGAAATGGTGGATAACaatatttcatgtgatattgtcACGTATAACGTATTGATCGATGCACATTGTAAGGAGGGGATGATTTTGGAAGCGATAGAAATACTTGACACAATGAGAAAGCATGGCATTGAGCCTAATCTTATCACGTACAATATATGTATTGATGCATATTGCAAGGAAGGGATGCTTGCTGAAGCTAAAGATATTGTTGACACAATGATAAAGCAAGGCATTGAGCCTGATGTTGTTACCTATAGTGTGTTAGTAGACGGCCATTGCTTGCAAAACCAAATGGATAAAGCTAAAAGTGTATTTCAGCTGATGATTGAGAAGGGTTGTGCACCTGATATACATGGTTACAACATTATGATCAACGGATATTGCAAAGCTAAGAGGTTGGACGAAGCAATGGAACTCTTTGATGAACTAGCTCAAAACGGACAAATTCCTGATACAGTGACATACAACACTCTTATGCAAG AGGGATTGCCAGATGAAGCATGCCAGTTGTTTAGGAGCATGGAAGAGAATGATTGTTTGCCTGATAGCTTCTGTTATAATATAATGATCCGGGGATTTCTTCGAAACAGCTATACCTCGAAGGCAACACAACTTCTTAAGGAAATGGTGAGTAAGGGCTTTTCTGCAGATACATCAACTGCAACCTTATTTCTGGATCTTATCTTACGATCTAATAATAAATCAATCTTGATCTGA
- the LOC108461646 gene encoding pentatricopeptide repeat-containing protein At3g22470, mitochondrial-like isoform X1, translated as MGKLYSSIILHPIVNGGRNPSNFHSSCSFNTVATHINALSKNSMPARGKPKKYDSLDNVDDALFSFNKMIHKYPMPSVVEFNKLLGAIVRMKRYAIAVSMCKQMEFFRVSPDVYTLNILTNCFCHLGQLDCGFSVLGKMLKLGVEPTVVTFSTLINGLCNQSQISHAVCLFDEMIGQGYRPNLIVYSTILNGLCKTGNTYRAVRFLRMMEERGFEPNIVAYSTVIDCLCKSGLLNEALDLFSEVKAKGIRPNIVSYNCLIHALCNLGQQKETMQLLNEMVDNNISCDIVTYNVLIDAHCKEGMILEAIEILDTMRKHGIEPNLITYNICIDAYCKEGMLAEAKDIVDTMIKQGIEPDVVTYSVLVDGHCLQNQMDKAKSVFQLMIEKGCAPDIHGYNIMINGYCKAKRLDEAMELFDELAQNGQIPDTVTYNTLMQGMCRLGRVSTACKLLRMMLTSGPVPNLVTCSILLNGLCKSGKLEEALKLFQAMQKSRLEVDIVFYNILIDGLCKAGNIETGKELFHELFVNGLKPDVYTYSIMINRFCTEGLPDEACQLFRSMEENDCLPDSFCYNIMIRGFLRNSYTSKATQLLKEMVSKGFSADTSTATLFLDLILRSNNKSILI; from the coding sequence ATGGGTAAGCTTTACTCTTCTATAATTTTGCATCCAATTGTTAATGGTGGAAGGAATCCTTCTAATTTCCACTCTTCTTGTTCTTTTAACACTGTTGCTACCCATATCAATGCTTTAAGTAAGAATTCCATGCCTGCAAGGGGAAAGCCAAAAAAGTATGATAGTTTGGATAATGTTGATGATGCTTTGTTTTCGTTTAATAAGATGATTCACAAGTACCCAATGCCTTCTGTTGTGGAATTCAACAAATTATTAGGAGCCATTGTTCGAATGAAACGATATGCCATTGCTGTTTCTATGTGTAAGCAGATGGAATTCTTCCGAGTTTCCCCTGATGTTTATACTTTGAACATCTTAACTAATTGCTTTTGTCACCTAGGTCAACTTGATTGTGGGTTTTCTGTTTTGGGGAAAATGCTCAAGTTAGGTGTTGAGCCTACTGTTGTAACTTTTTCCACTTTGATTAATGGACTTTGTAATCAAAGTCAGATTTCTCACGCTGTGTGTTTGTTTGATGAAATGATTGGACAAGGGTATCGACCTAATTTAATTGTTTACAGCACCATACTTAACGGTTTGTGTAAGACTGGGAATACCTATCGAGCTGTTAGGTTTCTTAGGATGATGGAAGAAAGAGGCTTTGAACCCAATATTGTAGCATATAGCACAGTCATTGACTGTCTTTGTAAAAGCGGGTTACTAAATGAGGCTCTCGATCTCTTCTCCGAAGTGAAGGCTAAGGGCATTAGACCAAATATCGTTAGTTATAATTGCTTAATTCATGCTTTGTGTAATTTGGGCCAACAAAAGGAGACAATGCAGCTTTTGAATGAAATGGTGGATAACaatatttcatgtgatattgtcACGTATAACGTATTGATCGATGCACATTGTAAGGAGGGGATGATTTTGGAAGCGATAGAAATACTTGACACAATGAGAAAGCATGGCATTGAGCCTAATCTTATCACGTACAATATATGTATTGATGCATATTGCAAGGAAGGGATGCTTGCTGAAGCTAAAGATATTGTTGACACAATGATAAAGCAAGGCATTGAGCCTGATGTTGTTACCTATAGTGTGTTAGTAGACGGCCATTGCTTGCAAAACCAAATGGATAAAGCTAAAAGTGTATTTCAGCTGATGATTGAGAAGGGTTGTGCACCTGATATACATGGTTACAACATTATGATCAACGGATATTGCAAAGCTAAGAGGTTGGACGAAGCAATGGAACTCTTTGATGAACTAGCTCAAAACGGACAAATTCCTGATACAGTGACATACAACACTCTTATGCAAGGTATGTGTCGGTTAGGGAGAGTTTCTACTGCATGTAAACTTTTGAGGATGATGCTTACTTCTGGGCCAGTTCCAAATCTAGTGACATGTTCGATTTTGTTGAATGGTTTATGCAAAAGTGGTAAACTTGAAGAGGCATTGAAACTTTTTCAAGCAATGCAGAAGAGTAGATTGGAAGTTGATATCGTCTTTTATAATATCTTAATTGATGGCTTGTGCAAAGCTGGGAATATTGAAACTGGAAAGGAATTATTTCATGAGCTCTTTGTCAATGGTTTAAAACCCGATGTTTACACATATTCTATAATGATTAACCGGTTCTGTACAGAGGGATTGCCAGATGAAGCATGCCAGTTGTTTAGGAGCATGGAAGAGAATGATTGTTTGCCTGATAGCTTCTGTTATAATATAATGATCCGGGGATTTCTTCGAAACAGCTATACCTCGAAGGCAACACAACTTCTTAAGGAAATGGTGAGTAAGGGCTTTTCTGCAGATACATCAACTGCAACCTTATTTCTGGATCTTATCTTACGATCTAATAATAAATCAATCTTGATCTGA